A region of Streptomyces sp. NBC_01788 DNA encodes the following proteins:
- a CDS encoding DUF6087 family protein, protein MAKHRRPGPPNQRSRAVPQIHPDAPLASYTRRRRPPIDVRRRHRPVHGGAGHLRPDEPRVLEEWDGFAYQVVGTAPDLAGAKEWVNLGPGAP, encoded by the coding sequence ATGGCCAAGCATCGTCGCCCGGGACCACCGAACCAACGATCCCGTGCGGTCCCGCAGATCCACCCCGACGCCCCGCTCGCCTCGTACACCAGGCGACGCCGCCCGCCGATAGACGTCCGCCGTCGCCATCGGCCGGTCCACGGCGGCGCCGGCCACCTGCGACCGGATGAGCCGCGCGTCCTGGAGGAATGGGACGGGTTCGCGTACCAGGTGGTGGGCACAGCACCTGACCTGGCGGGGGCGAAAGAGTGGGTGAACCTGGGGCCGGGAGCGCCGTAA
- a CDS encoding DNA cytosine methyltransferase, with translation MRSLRFVDVCAGAGGLALGLEQAGFEPTLLLDNKAVACETLRLNRPKWNVLETDLRDFDPIEHPESYDVDLLSAGLPRVRSAATYKRADSGKERELLRATVYLVHAVQPRALVIENVPGLVDHPDFEDVRGFIRSELEHLGYRFCWFVLNAADFGVPQDRKQGVLVALKSRCFDAFRPPVPTAHEHMTVGQALRDSMASRGWTGADVWAAQATVVAPTLVGGSDNRGGADLGPTGTKKAWARMGVNAGSLGDDTPGPDFVWEPSLGPAGMVKITNMQAAMLQAFPAEWRFAGGKTLRYRQIGHASPPPVGEALGRAIARAIRS, from the coding sequence ATGAGGTCACTCCGGTTCGTCGATGTGTGCGCCGGCGCGGGCGGCCTGGCACTGGGGCTGGAGCAGGCGGGCTTCGAACCGACCTTGCTCCTGGACAACAAAGCGGTGGCATGCGAAACACTCCGCCTGAACCGTCCGAAGTGGAACGTCCTGGAAACCGACCTACGGGATTTCGACCCGATCGAGCACCCGGAAAGCTACGACGTCGACCTGCTGTCGGCAGGCCTTCCCCGGGTCCGGTCCGCCGCGACGTACAAGCGGGCGGACAGCGGCAAGGAACGCGAGCTGCTTCGGGCAACGGTGTACCTGGTCCACGCCGTGCAACCACGCGCTCTGGTGATCGAGAATGTCCCCGGGTTGGTCGACCACCCGGATTTCGAGGACGTACGGGGCTTCATCCGCAGTGAATTGGAACACCTCGGGTACCGGTTCTGCTGGTTCGTGCTCAACGCAGCCGATTTCGGTGTGCCTCAGGACCGCAAGCAGGGTGTCCTGGTGGCTCTGAAGAGCCGCTGCTTCGACGCCTTCCGTCCGCCGGTGCCGACCGCCCACGAGCACATGACAGTGGGCCAGGCTCTCCGGGACTCCATGGCGTCACGCGGCTGGACCGGGGCGGACGTTTGGGCGGCCCAGGCGACCGTCGTCGCGCCGACCCTCGTCGGCGGTTCCGACAACCGGGGCGGGGCAGATCTGGGACCGACGGGCACGAAGAAGGCATGGGCCCGGATGGGGGTCAACGCCGGGTCGCTCGGCGACGACACCCCCGGCCCCGACTTCGTGTGGGAGCCATCGCTGGGACCGGCCGGCATGGTCAAGATCACTAACATGCAGGCGGCCATGCTCCAAGCCTTCCCCGCCGAGTGGCGGTTCGCCGGCGGCAAGACTCTCCGTTACCGCCAGATCGGCCACGCCTCCCCTCCGCCGGTGGGCGAGGCGCTCGGCCGGGCCATCGCCCGCGCAATCCGCTCCTGA
- a CDS encoding very short patch repair endonuclease — MSRQGSRDTAPEVAVRRLLHAAGLRYRVNVPVPGMPRRTIDIAFGKRKIAIFLDGCFWHGCPEHATHPKANSEWWRTKLDRNMSRDIETTGHLTEAGWTVLRFWEHEDPLKIALQIQELIAHKQAGHVDRRRKSTDP; from the coding sequence ATGAGCAGACAAGGCTCGCGTGACACCGCTCCGGAGGTCGCGGTCCGGCGGCTCCTGCACGCCGCGGGCCTGCGGTACCGCGTGAACGTACCGGTGCCGGGGATGCCCCGCCGCACCATCGACATCGCCTTCGGAAAACGCAAGATCGCGATCTTCTTGGACGGTTGCTTCTGGCATGGCTGTCCTGAGCACGCCACACACCCCAAGGCGAACTCGGAATGGTGGCGAACGAAGCTCGACCGCAATATGAGTCGAGACATCGAAACCACTGGGCACCTCACGGAAGCGGGCTGGACTGTGTTGCGCTTCTGGGAGCACGAAGATCCGCTGAAGATCGCCCTGCAAATACAAGAGCTCATTGCGCACAAGCAAGCAGGGCACGTTGATCGGCGGCGGAAGAGCACAGACCCATGA
- a CDS encoding SUMF1/EgtB/PvdO family nonheme iron enzyme yields MSTVVDERLRRLRGELDDHARIADRLGLDLERPLRSLNDGYPENAVALVGKLTEKLLKELWRHHGVEGDPATKALNDLVKRCRPYIRSSTVLDALDDIRRLRNRSTHDGYEISDEDGLLAVRRLVDVLVWFTDTGSAALLGGEPDVAPEVARRCEFLAGLHITLGYRQAKRFVLSPDTVYLLFCRESGMKLEYVELMLSRDADDLGTVLASRGGELLRTRLPKLTRFVVVDNDGGAAPGALHQLLGTDFRIVRYDGFVDTLVNLDAHLAGLAAATTAEIAEGTVQEPRVTVAATALSTDPRTGAPKVTESGDAADLLARLARGSANVLVTGRPGSGKSTLLRALATDPELRRFRFYFDLALKPKDEPFSEYAARLLAPAMAASDRSRAYDLFLYLIRSGTALCVLDAVDEGVEEPSAAGFLRLFTDLAAVLSAESAVVMSSRVSFLADSPQVRQLLDNGAGRSEQLVEQMYANGIDPSRVPHFHVVRLTEPAATPLERRLTARLGLSPGQPLAHILGTHITRTLAESGRPELEERLPLALGQPFLTDRAVFSLLDLHRALGPDAFKDGRLDLTACVLAPLLRPAGPDHVAFVHTAYQELLAARHLSDPAHLDAAADIPGGAFLTEQVRAFMADQSAGATDTRDDCVLPAGAYLVGPAERLLIRRIERPVRFDRHAVTVARYRRFLNALDADGTSRWDHPDQPAHVSHHPWTDRLRHRDFYENPCYGNHPAICVNWWSAYAFAAFEGKRLPTSLEWEAAARGTDGRLFPWGDTPDTSLVNCADTWVGHPVVTYQAWYRDFVGDAIRRAGATPSDERPGNRSPFGVLDMVGNCWEWTSTSLDDPAEAVICGGSYDNPMRAVQTSTKGVYRKRGGSNAVGFRCVQDIDAEHAPDMAQGAGTTGEEGTTA; encoded by the coding sequence GTGAGCACCGTCGTCGACGAACGACTGCGACGTCTGCGCGGGGAGCTAGACGATCACGCGCGGATCGCCGACCGTCTCGGCCTCGATCTGGAGCGCCCGTTACGGTCGCTCAACGACGGCTACCCCGAGAACGCGGTAGCGCTCGTCGGGAAGCTGACCGAGAAGCTTCTCAAGGAACTGTGGCGGCACCACGGCGTCGAGGGCGATCCCGCGACGAAGGCGCTGAACGACCTGGTGAAGCGTTGCCGCCCGTACATCCGGAGCAGCACGGTTCTCGACGCGCTCGACGACATCCGCCGCCTGCGCAACCGCTCCACCCACGACGGCTACGAGATCAGCGACGAGGACGGACTGCTCGCGGTCCGCAGGCTGGTCGACGTCCTGGTCTGGTTCACCGACACGGGCAGCGCCGCCCTGCTCGGCGGCGAACCCGACGTGGCCCCCGAGGTGGCACGCCGCTGCGAGTTCCTGGCCGGGCTCCACATCACCCTCGGCTACCGTCAAGCCAAGCGATTCGTCCTCAGCCCGGACACCGTCTATCTGCTGTTCTGCCGGGAGTCCGGTATGAAGCTCGAATACGTCGAGCTGATGCTCTCCCGGGACGCCGACGACCTGGGCACCGTCCTCGCCTCCCGTGGGGGCGAGTTGCTCCGCACCCGGTTACCCAAACTCACCCGGTTCGTCGTCGTGGACAACGACGGAGGCGCGGCCCCCGGAGCTCTGCACCAATTGCTGGGCACGGACTTCCGGATCGTGCGGTACGACGGGTTCGTCGACACCCTCGTCAATCTCGACGCCCATCTCGCCGGGCTCGCGGCAGCCACCACTGCCGAGATCGCCGAGGGCACCGTCCAGGAACCGCGGGTCACCGTCGCCGCCACGGCCCTGAGCACCGACCCGCGCACCGGCGCACCGAAGGTGACGGAGTCCGGCGACGCGGCCGACCTCCTGGCCCGCCTGGCACGCGGAAGCGCCAACGTACTCGTCACCGGCCGACCGGGCAGCGGCAAGAGCACCCTCCTGCGCGCCCTGGCCACCGACCCGGAGCTCCGCCGATTCCGCTTCTATTTCGACCTCGCCCTCAAACCGAAGGACGAGCCCTTCTCCGAGTACGCGGCCCGCCTGCTCGCCCCGGCCATGGCCGCCTCGGACCGCTCCCGCGCGTACGACCTCTTCCTCTACCTGATCCGCTCCGGGACCGCGCTGTGCGTCCTCGACGCCGTGGACGAGGGTGTCGAGGAACCGAGCGCCGCGGGATTCCTGCGCCTGTTCACCGACCTCGCGGCCGTCCTGTCCGCCGAGTCGGCGGTCGTCATGAGCTCCCGGGTCTCCTTCCTCGCGGACTCGCCCCAAGTGCGGCAGCTGCTCGACAACGGCGCCGGACGCTCCGAACAACTGGTCGAGCAGATGTACGCGAACGGCATCGACCCGTCACGCGTCCCCCACTTCCACGTGGTACGCCTGACCGAACCCGCCGCGACCCCACTGGAGAGGCGTCTGACCGCGCGGCTCGGTCTCTCCCCGGGGCAGCCGCTCGCGCACATCCTCGGCACCCACATCACGCGGACGCTGGCCGAGAGCGGGCGGCCCGAGCTGGAGGAGCGCCTTCCCCTCGCACTCGGCCAACCATTCCTCACCGACCGAGCCGTCTTCTCCCTGCTCGACCTGCACCGCGCTCTGGGACCGGACGCCTTCAAGGACGGACGCCTCGACCTGACGGCCTGCGTCCTCGCTCCACTGCTGCGCCCGGCGGGTCCCGACCACGTCGCCTTCGTGCACACCGCATACCAGGAGTTGCTGGCCGCTCGCCATCTCTCCGACCCGGCCCATCTGGACGCGGCGGCGGACATCCCGGGCGGCGCCTTTCTGACAGAACAGGTGCGCGCCTTCATGGCGGACCAGTCCGCGGGCGCCACCGACACACGGGACGACTGCGTACTGCCCGCCGGGGCGTATCTGGTCGGTCCGGCCGAACGGCTGCTGATTCGTCGCATCGAGCGCCCCGTACGTTTCGACCGTCATGCCGTGACGGTCGCACGCTACCGACGCTTCCTCAACGCCCTTGATGCGGACGGTACATCGCGTTGGGACCACCCCGACCAGCCGGCGCATGTCAGCCACCACCCGTGGACCGACCGGCTGCGCCATCGCGACTTCTACGAGAACCCGTGCTACGGCAACCACCCGGCAATCTGCGTCAACTGGTGGAGCGCCTACGCCTTCGCCGCGTTCGAAGGCAAACGCCTGCCGACGTCCCTCGAATGGGAGGCCGCGGCACGCGGCACCGACGGGCGGCTCTTCCCCTGGGGAGACACTCCGGACACCAGCCTCGTCAACTGCGCCGACACCTGGGTCGGCCACCCCGTCGTGACCTACCAGGCGTGGTACCGGGACTTCGTCGGCGACGCCATTCGCCGCGCCGGAGCCACACCTTCTGACGAACGCCCCGGCAACCGGTCCCCGTTCGGCGTGCTGGACATGGTGGGCAACTGCTGGGAGTGGACCTCCACCAGCCTGGACGACCCCGCCGAGGCCGTCATCTGCGGCGGAAGCTACGACAACCCGATGCGCGCGGTGCAAACCAGCACCAAGGGCGTCTACCGCAAACGCGGCGGGAGCAACGCGGTCGGCTTCCGCTGCGTGCAGGACATCGATGCGGAGCACGCACCGGACATGGCGCAGGGGGCCGGGACGACCGGCGAGGAAGGAACGACGGCATGA